A genomic segment from Triplophysa dalaica isolate WHDGS20190420 chromosome 22, ASM1584641v1, whole genome shotgun sequence encodes:
- the si:ch211-176g13.8 gene encoding F-BAR and double SH3 domains protein 2 — protein MQPPPPRKAKVTQEVKQTHTEQLNRLQLKHQTDWEFLEDLRIYSQKKALIEKEYSQGLHKLASQYLKREWSGAPSEEPRDIRKVWALWRSYLEGVMKVSQSRINGCDNYRNQISDPVKTLRVQKDLKLKKCCEQLARAQADLQVTIRDLTKTRKTYQEAEQTAQAVREKADMEAKSKLSLFQSRSSLKRASLKLKTKRNEWKSKATQARNDYLLTLAAANAHQNRYYQTDLINCIKVLDGGFYDHVQSFLISLCQMELETSQSIRDTFQCLQETSSGVTQDIHQELFIQENSVFQKAAPFQYQPCENDSVTELISETGTVEEHGLNKEARKWATRVAKEHKNIILTQKTLSNYEESHQQDQNNNELEIKMDDARESIRKSETVKLKAEARLNQLRDVGVAVDVWLKSAMNQVMEELENEKWAALNTHDASFSPSVNHDREDEEDTETLDDSSSSPSSTHRTYPLTCSVLYSYQASQPDELTIQGQEVLELIDDGDMEDWVKARNGAGQVGYVPEKYLQLPSSNSVLSMLQSLSSMDAQSQTSGTSADPEPELETLNLSCPNSPSSAINLARALYTYKAQTEDELSFPEGAVIRILSKHNQEDDGFWEGEFNGAVGVFPAVLVEDTCGRECPRTHRSFSVQVSPSVQDPPPCPPFPTCSPVSHSLSTLATTHTLNGFQTPVVSSLSHAHTPSNRSPAEGRRGALRPVRVAPLPPKQQAQGQVQKREEVEITLV, from the exons GGACTGCATAAGCTTGCTTCTCAGTATTTGAAGCGTGAGTGGTCCGGAGCCCCTTCAGAAGAGCCAAGAGACATCAG AAAGGTTTGGGCTCTATGGAGGTCCTATCTGGAGGGTGTGATGAAAGTGAGCCAGTCTCGTATCAACGGATGTGATAACTACAGAAATCAAATCTCAGATCCTGTTAAAACTCTGCGAGTGCAGAAAGATCTAAAACTAAAAAAG TGCTGTGAACAGCTGGCCAGAGCTCAGGCCGATCTGCAGGTCACCATCAGAGACCTGACAAAGACCAGAAAGACCTACCAGGAGGCAGAACAGACAGCGCAGGCCGTGAGAGAGAAAGCTGACATGGAAGCCAA GTCTAAGCTCAGCCTGTTCCAATCACGGTCCAGTTTAAAGAGAGCTAGCTTGAAG cTCAAAACCAAGAGAAACGAATGGAAATCCAAAGCCACTCAAGCGAGGAACGACTATCTGCTAACGCTGGCGGCAGCTAACGCACATCAAAACAGATATTATCAGACAGATCTGATCAACTGCATCAAG GTTCTAGATGGAGGTTTCTACGATCACGTACAGAGTTTTCTGATCTCGCTGTGTCAGATGGAGCTCGAGACATCTCAAAGCATTCGGGACACTTTCCAGTGTCTGCAGGAGACGTCCAGTGGA GTGACTCAGGATATTCACCAGGAGCTCTTCATTCAAGAGAATTCTGTGTTTCAGAAAGCCGCCCCTTTCCAGTACCAGCCCTGTGAAAACGATTCG gTTACTGAGCTTATAAGTGAGACTGGCACGGTCGAAGAGCACGGTTTGAATAAAGAAGCACGGAAGTGGGCCACACGTGTGGCGAAAGAACACAAGAACATCATCCTCACGCAGAAG ACTCTGTCAAACTATGAAGAATCGCATCAGCAAGACCAGAATAACAACGAGctggaaataaaaatggacGATGCGAGAGAATCCATTCGTAAATCAGAG ACAGTGAAACTGAAAGCAGAGGCTCGTCTGAACCAGCTCAGAGACGTGGGCGTGGCTGTAGACGTCTGGCTCAAGAGCGCCATGAATCAAGTGATGGAGGAGCTGGAGAATGAGAAATGGGCTGCTCTCAATACCCATGATGCTTCATTTTCT CCCTCTGTAAATCATGACAGAGAAGATGAAGAGGACACAGAGACCCTTGATGATAGCAGTTCAAGCCCCTCCAGCACTCACAGAACCTACCCCCTGACCTGCTCTGTGCTTTACTCTTATCAG GCGTCCCAACCTGATGAGCTCACTATCCAGGGACAGGAAGTACTGGAGCTTATTGATGATGGTGACATGGAGGACTGGGTTAAG GCTAGGAATGGAGCAGGGCAGGTTGGGTATGTGCCTGAGAAATACTTGCAACTTCCGTCCTCCAACTCTGTACTGAGCATGCTCCAGTCTCTCTCCAGTATGGACGCCCAGTCACAGACCTCCGGCACCTCTGCGGACCCCGAGCCAGAGTTAGAGACACTCAACCTGAGCTGCCCGAACAGTCCATCCAGCG CTATAAACCTGGCGAGGGCTCTATACACCTACAAAGCCCAGACCGAGGATGAGTTGTCATTTCCTGAAGGTGCAGTTATTCGTATCCTCAGCAAACACAACCAGGAGGATGATGGGTTTTGGGAGGGCGAGTTTAATGGTGCGGTGGGCGTCTTTCCTGCGGTGTTAGTGGAGGACACGTGTGGACGAGAGTGTCCACGGACGCACCGGAGCTTCAGTGTGCAG GTGTCTCCATCAGTTCAGGATCCTCCACCCTGTCCACCATTTCCAACCTGTAGCCCAGTATCCCACTCGCTGTCTACCCTCGCTACCACACACACTTTAAATGGTTTCCAAACCCCAGTAGTCTCAAGCCTCA GCCACGCCCACACACCATCAAACAGATCTCCAGCAGAAGGCAGGCGAGGCGCTCTGAGACCA GTACGAGTTGCACCTCTCCCACCGAAACAGCAGGCGCAGGGCCAGGTACAGAAGAGAGAAGAGGTGGAGATTACACTGGTGTGA
- the dhrs13a.2 gene encoding dehydrogenase/reductase SDR family member 13a.2: MLHLIIAAALIGVLYVVLVETLFKKSKCKGTADVTGKTAIITGGNTGIGKATAMDLAGRGMRVILACRNQQKAEAAINDIKKATCSNDIVYMELDLGSLKSVRSFAETFLKTESKLDLLINNAGLVADGKTTDGFGIEFGVNHLGHFLLTCLLLDLLKESPASRVITLASMAYRWGKIDFDSLISTKDLGSGRYSWQFFQAYCNSKLCNVLFTHELANRLKGSNVTCYSVHPGVVKTELSRHVSLWQKVFIEPIARLLFLDPKTGAQTTLHCAVQEGIEHLSGRYFSCCAVEEVFANAKDDAVAKKLWDVSEQLCGLS, from the exons ATGCTTCATCTCATCATCGCCGCCGCTCTTATCGGAGTTCTTTATGTCGTTTTGGTGGAGACTCTGTTTAAGAAATCGAAATGTAAAGGGACCGCCGATGTCACCGGAAAAACGGCTATAATTACAG GTGGAAATACAGGTATCGGTAAGGCCACGGCTATGGATCTGGCTGGCCGTGGAATGAGGGTGATACTGGCTTGTAGAAACCAGCAGAAGGCCGAAGCCGCAATAAACGATATTAAGAAG GCCACATGCAGCAACGACATCGTGTATATGGAGCTTGATCTCGGGAGCCTAAAATCTGTGCGATCTTTTGCGGAGACTTTCCTCAAGACTGAGTCCAAACTGGATCTGCTCATCAATAACGCAG GTCTGGTGGCTGATGGTAAAACCACGGATGGCTTTGGAATAGAGTTTGGCGTCAACCATCTCGGTCATTTTCTTCTCACCTGTCTTTTGTTGGATCTTCTGAAGGAGAGTCCTGCATCCCGAGTCATCACACTGGCCTCCATGGCTTATCGCTGGGGCAAGATTGACTTTGATTCTCTTATTTCCACGAAAGATCTGGGATCAGGACGATACAGTTGGCAGTTTTTCCAGGCATACTGCAACAGCAAACTGTGCAATGTCCTATTCACTCATGAGCTGGCCAACAGGCTGAAGGGTTCGAATGTGACTTGCTACAGTGTTCATCCAG GTGTCGTGAAGACTGAGCTGTCCCGCCATGTGAGTCTCTGGCAGAAGGTGTTTATTGAGCCGATTGCTAGACTTCTTTTCCTGGATCCAAAGACCGGAGCCCAGACGACCCTCCATTGTGCCGTTCAGGAAGGAATCGAACATCTAAGTGGACGTTATTTCTCATGCTGTGCTGTGGAGGAAGTCTTTGCCAATGCCAAAGATGATGCAGTGGCCAAGAAACTCTGGGACGTGAGTGAACAACTCTGTGGACTGTCGTGA
- the dhrs13a.1 gene encoding dehydrogenase/reductase SDR family member 13 yields the protein MFLLICGGVVAVYLLLCVTILKIPKCKSTAKLHGKTVIVTGANTGIGKATALDLARRGARVILACRNENKAQSAVADIQRETGNKEVLYMHLDLESLQSVRSFAENFLKKESRLDILINNAGLLMGGKTKDGFGMIFGVNHLGHFLLTVLLLDRLKECGPSRVVTVSSLAHLWGKVDFNCISTHKDLGLGNSDFALLRMYSHSKLCNILFTHELAKRLKGTNVTCYSLHPGAIKTDINNNSTLLWRLVMTPTMLLFFTDVDSGAQTSIHCAVQEGLDPLSGSYFSNCAVGKVPAKARDDATAKKLWEVSERLCGLA from the exons atgtttttacttatttgCGGAGGAGTCGTCGCCGTTTACCTGCTGTTATGCGTGACGATTTTAAAAATACCCAAATGTAAAAGCACAGCCAAACTGCACGGGAAGACGGTTATTGTGACGG GTGCGAACACGGGTATCGGCAAAGCCACAGCGTTGGATCTGGCGAGGAGAGGAGCTCGGGTGATATTAGCGTGCAGGAATGAAAACAAAGCCCAGTCTGCGGTCGCGGACATACAAAGG gaaacaggaaacaaagAGGTGTTGTATATGCACTTGGATCTGGAAAGTCTGCAGTCTGTGAGGTCATTTGCTGAGAACTTTCTTAAGAAAGAATCCAGATTAGATATCCTCATCAACAATGCAG GACTTTTAATGGGCGGCAAGACTAAAGATGGCTTCGGAATGATCTTCGGTGTCAACCACCTCGGTCACTTCCTGTTAACTGTGCTGCTATTGGATCGTCTAAAAGAATGCGGCCCCAGCAGAGTTGTCACTGTTTCTTCATTGGCTCATCTGTGGGGGAAGGTTGACTTTAACTGCATCAGCACTCATAAAGATCTTGGATTAGGAAATTCAGATTTTGCCTTGTTGAGGATGTACAGTCACAGCAAGCTTTGCAATATACTCTTCACTCACGAGCTGGCCAAGAGACTCAAAGGCACTAATGTCACCTGCTACAGTCTTCATCCAG GAGCCATCAAAACTGACATCAACAATAACAGCACCCTGTTGTGGCGGCTCGTAATGACCCCAACTATGCTGCTCTTCTTTACCGATGTGGATTCTGGAGCTCAGACGTCTATTCATTGCGCAGTTCAAGAGGGTCTGGATCCCCTGAGCGGATCCTACTTCTCTAACTGTGCCGTGGGTAAGGTTCCCGCTAAAGCCAGAGATGATGCCACGGCCAAAAAACTTTGGGAAGTCAGCGAGAGGCTCTGCGGTTTAGCATAG
- the phf12a gene encoding PHD finger protein 12 isoform X1: MWGKMETPTIIYDLDTSGGLMEQIQTLLAPPKSEDGEKRSRKPDRSTRRAGRATNHDTCDSCREGGDLLCCDHCPAAFHLQCCNPPLSREMLPPGDWMCHRCSVRKKKREQKKEQINGLLEHQLSKQSPSPEPDCGTLRLDPTLGTGGTGLQAAVAKVRLLERPSSRPATPNSNTSSTDTPTPSEQNDMEEDLMDVDDEAQGSDPELSTTPVTLKRPFDLLIAAAMQRNPTQFQLPNDLTCTTALPGTSKRRRKDELSGRNVKRPQHELDHYGLVPLPVKVCHTCNRSCRLAPLVQCDYCPLLFHMDCLDPPLTAYPTGRWMCPNHIQHLVMNQRSLTLSNRCQLFDQFQDCISQHAVKLDFLQRVHRQHPPIPRAGHAQSRRTLKVPDAIKSQYQNPPVLMPTTGIRDGEMICTGIPDTVVPQHVASEEEQRQWLTDVISLQCSIMRHLWNMQSSPWDSEQMEKTNDRDSCQSTQNLGPKAVCSSCTDGLCQNCRTTNGPVDGLVKPNGMQCPVRTSDKTTSAPPNHASSNASIRSEVSILKSCKAKDVVKSEPTTPPCDHKKTPAPSDTHSLDKLTASSVSTGVHIVKPPKTTADTGSGHQKSSSCDGKTGFNSAIAGDREVFSCTDLPNVSELSSWIKNTMQGSGEVELGSLDEKFIKLLAWQRIQQLFDSKSSPVQSNSTLSVSHAHKKHSEAQNKEVQARASFCSVSGKGAVVKMCYRSLYIGTGADMDVCLTNYGHCYYVSGKHACIFYDENTKQYELLNYSEHGTTVDNVLYSCDFSEKTSQNPSSSLLAKVQNIIRRCRKKEQQDSAAEGGVMRCQSHDAPNPPCNCKNSGSSFIGGSSAGWEGTALLHHGSHIKMGCLQFVFSITEFANNLPKAEITTCSLAPTSVQQGEQLSKATPLQHKLVA, from the exons ATGTGGGGTAAAATGGAGACCCCGACGATCATATACGATCTGGATACCTCCGGCGGGCTGATGGAG CAAATCCAGACTCTTCTGGCACCGCCCAAATCTGAGGATGGAGAAAAGCGGAGTAGGAAACCGGACAGGAGCACCAGGAGAGCCGGCAGGGCCACCAATCACGACACCTGCGACAGCTGCAGGGAAGGAGGAGACCTCCTGTGCTGCGACCACTGCCCCGCTGCTTTCCATCTGCAGTGctg TAACCCGCCATTGAGCAGAGAAATGCTGCCCCCTGGTGACTGGATGTGTCATCGCTGCTCTGTTCGCAAGAAG AAAAGGGAACAAAAGAAGGAGCAGATAAATGGTCTTTTAGAGCATCAATTGTCGAAGCAGTCGCCATCTCCAGAGCCAGACTGTGGTACGTTGCGTCTAGACCCCACCTTGGGTACGGGTGGCACTGGATTACAGGCCGCCGTTGCTAAGGTTCGACTCCTTGAAAGACCAAGCAGTCGACCCGCGACTCCCAACTCCAACACTTCTTCCACTGACACGCCCACACCGTCCGAACAAAACGACATGGAGGAAGACCTGATGGACGTGGATGACGAGGCTCAGGGTTCTGATCCAGAGCTCTCGACTACGCCAGTTACCCTCAAGAGACCTTTTGACCTCTTAATCGCAGCTGCCATGCAGAGGAACCCCACGCAGTTCCAGCTTCCAAATGACCTCACCTGCACAACTGCACTTCCAG gCACCAGCAAAAGAAGACGGAAAGATGAGTTATCGGGAAGAAACGTGAAACGGCCGCAGCATGAGCTGGACCATTATGGACTGGTTCCACTGCCAGTAAAAGTGTGCCACACATGCAACAG GAGCTGCAGGTTGGCTCCATTGGTCCAGTGTGATTATTGCCCTCTCTTGTTCCACATGGACTGTTTGGACCCGCCTCTCACTGCCTACCCTACAGGCAGGTGGATGTGTCCCAACCACATCCAGCACCTGGTA ATGAACCAGAGGAGCCTGACCCTTAGCAACCGCTGCCAGCTCTTTGACCAGTTTCAGGACTGTATATCCCAGCACGCAGTGAAGCTCGACTTTTTGCAACGGGTACATCGCCAACACCCACCAATTCCCCGAGCGGGTCACGCTCAAAGCAGGAGGACTCTGAAG GTTCCTGATGCTATAAAGTCACAGTACCAGAACCCACCGGTCTTGATGCCAACCACGGGGATTCGTGATGGGGAAATGATCTGTACTGGTATTCCAGACACTGTTGTCCCACAACACGTAGCCAGTGAAGAAGAACAGCGTCAG TGGCTCACAGACGTCATCTCGCTGCAGTGCAGCATCATGAGACATTTATGGAACATGCAAAGTTCTCCCTGGGATTCGGAACAGATGGAAAAGACTAATGACAGAGACTCTTGTCAGAGCACGCAAAACCTCGGGCCCAAAGCAGTTTGTAGCTCATGTACTGACGGACTTTGTCAGAACTGTCGGACAACCAATGGCCCTGTAGATGGTTTGGTCAAGCCCAATGGGATGCAATGTCCTGTTAGAACCTCAGATAAAACCACCTCTGCTCCACCCAACCACGCCAGCTCCAATGCTTCTATTAGGTCGGAGGTTTCCATCTTAAAATCCTGTAAAGCAAAAGACGTTGTCAAATCTGAGCCCACCACTCCACCATGTGACCACAAGAAAACTCCGGCACCCTCGGACACCCATTCATTAGACAAACTCACAGCTTCTTCTGTAAGTACAGGAGTACATATTGTAAAGCCACCGAAAACGACCGCAGACACTGGGTCTGGCCACCAGAAATCTTCATCTTGTG ATGGAAAGACTGGTTTCAATTCAGCAATAGCAGGAGATAGGGAAGTGTTTTCTTGCACAGATCTACCTAACGTGTCAGAGCTGTCAAGCTGGATAAAAAACACCATGCAGGGCAGCGGAG AAGTTGAACTCGGCTCTTTGGATGAGAAGTTTATAAAGCTCTTGGCCTGGCAGCGGATTCAACAACTCTTTGATTCCAAATCCTCCCCTGTTCAGAGTAATTCTACGCTGTCTGTGTCACACGCTCATAAAAAACACAGTGAAG CACAAAACAAGGAGGTGCAGGCGAGAGCTTCATTTTGCTCAGTTTCGGGAAAGGGAGCTGTTGTCAAAATGTGCTACAGGAGTCTGTACATTGGGACAG GTGCTGATATGGACGTATGCCTTACAAACTACGGTCATTGTTACTATGTTTCAGGGAAACATGCCTGTATTTTTTATGATGAG AATACAAAGCAGTATGAGTTGCTGAACTACAGCGAACACGGGACGACTGTCGACAATGTATTATATTCCTGTGACTTCTCTGAGAAGACGAGCCAAAACCCATCCAGCAGTCTGCTGGCCAAAGTACAGAACATCATTC gCCGCTGCCGAAAAAAAGAGCAGCAAGACTCTGCGGCAGAGGGCGGAGTTATGAGGTGCCAGTCCCATGATGCTCCCAATCCTCCATGTAACTGTAAAAACAGTGGCTCCAGTTTTATCGGAGGTAGCAGTGCCGGATGGGAAGGTACTGCGCTCCTCCATCATGGAAGTCACATCAAAATGGGCTGCTTGCAATTTGTCTTCAGCATCACTGAGTTTGCCAACAATCTGCCCAAAGCAGAAATCACCACCTGCAGCCTCGCTCCCACATCTGTCCAACAGGGAGAGCAGCTGAGCAAAGCCACTCCACTCCAACACAAGCTTGTAGCTTAA
- the phf12a gene encoding PHD finger protein 12 isoform X2: protein MWGKMETPTIIYDLDTSGGLMEQIQTLLAPPKSEDGEKRSRKPDRSTRRAGRATNHDTCDSCREGGDLLCCDHCPAAFHLQCCNPPLSREMLPPGDWMCHRCSVRKKKREQKKEQINGLLEHQLSKQSPSPEPDCGTLRLDPTLGTGGTGLQAAVAKVRLLERPSSRPATPNSNTSSTDTPTPSEQNDMEEDLMDVDDEAQGSDPELSTTPVTLKRPFDLLIAAAMQRNPTQFQLPNDLTCTTALPGTSKRRRKDELSGRNVKRPQHELDHYGLVPLPVKVCHTCNRSCRLAPLVQCDYCPLLFHMDCLDPPLTAYPTGRWMCPNHIQHLMNQRSLTLSNRCQLFDQFQDCISQHAVKLDFLQRVHRQHPPIPRAGHAQSRRTLKVPDAIKSQYQNPPVLMPTTGIRDGEMICTGIPDTVVPQHVASEEEQRQWLTDVISLQCSIMRHLWNMQSSPWDSEQMEKTNDRDSCQSTQNLGPKAVCSSCTDGLCQNCRTTNGPVDGLVKPNGMQCPVRTSDKTTSAPPNHASSNASIRSEVSILKSCKAKDVVKSEPTTPPCDHKKTPAPSDTHSLDKLTASSVSTGVHIVKPPKTTADTGSGHQKSSSCDGKTGFNSAIAGDREVFSCTDLPNVSELSSWIKNTMQGSGEVELGSLDEKFIKLLAWQRIQQLFDSKSSPVQSNSTLSVSHAHKKHSEAQNKEVQARASFCSVSGKGAVVKMCYRSLYIGTGADMDVCLTNYGHCYYVSGKHACIFYDENTKQYELLNYSEHGTTVDNVLYSCDFSEKTSQNPSSSLLAKVQNIIRRCRKKEQQDSAAEGGVMRCQSHDAPNPPCNCKNSGSSFIGGSSAGWEGTALLHHGSHIKMGCLQFVFSITEFANNLPKAEITTCSLAPTSVQQGEQLSKATPLQHKLVA, encoded by the exons ATGTGGGGTAAAATGGAGACCCCGACGATCATATACGATCTGGATACCTCCGGCGGGCTGATGGAG CAAATCCAGACTCTTCTGGCACCGCCCAAATCTGAGGATGGAGAAAAGCGGAGTAGGAAACCGGACAGGAGCACCAGGAGAGCCGGCAGGGCCACCAATCACGACACCTGCGACAGCTGCAGGGAAGGAGGAGACCTCCTGTGCTGCGACCACTGCCCCGCTGCTTTCCATCTGCAGTGctg TAACCCGCCATTGAGCAGAGAAATGCTGCCCCCTGGTGACTGGATGTGTCATCGCTGCTCTGTTCGCAAGAAG AAAAGGGAACAAAAGAAGGAGCAGATAAATGGTCTTTTAGAGCATCAATTGTCGAAGCAGTCGCCATCTCCAGAGCCAGACTGTGGTACGTTGCGTCTAGACCCCACCTTGGGTACGGGTGGCACTGGATTACAGGCCGCCGTTGCTAAGGTTCGACTCCTTGAAAGACCAAGCAGTCGACCCGCGACTCCCAACTCCAACACTTCTTCCACTGACACGCCCACACCGTCCGAACAAAACGACATGGAGGAAGACCTGATGGACGTGGATGACGAGGCTCAGGGTTCTGATCCAGAGCTCTCGACTACGCCAGTTACCCTCAAGAGACCTTTTGACCTCTTAATCGCAGCTGCCATGCAGAGGAACCCCACGCAGTTCCAGCTTCCAAATGACCTCACCTGCACAACTGCACTTCCAG gCACCAGCAAAAGAAGACGGAAAGATGAGTTATCGGGAAGAAACGTGAAACGGCCGCAGCATGAGCTGGACCATTATGGACTGGTTCCACTGCCAGTAAAAGTGTGCCACACATGCAACAG GAGCTGCAGGTTGGCTCCATTGGTCCAGTGTGATTATTGCCCTCTCTTGTTCCACATGGACTGTTTGGACCCGCCTCTCACTGCCTACCCTACAGGCAGGTGGATGTGTCCCAACCACATCCAGCACCTG ATGAACCAGAGGAGCCTGACCCTTAGCAACCGCTGCCAGCTCTTTGACCAGTTTCAGGACTGTATATCCCAGCACGCAGTGAAGCTCGACTTTTTGCAACGGGTACATCGCCAACACCCACCAATTCCCCGAGCGGGTCACGCTCAAAGCAGGAGGACTCTGAAG GTTCCTGATGCTATAAAGTCACAGTACCAGAACCCACCGGTCTTGATGCCAACCACGGGGATTCGTGATGGGGAAATGATCTGTACTGGTATTCCAGACACTGTTGTCCCACAACACGTAGCCAGTGAAGAAGAACAGCGTCAG TGGCTCACAGACGTCATCTCGCTGCAGTGCAGCATCATGAGACATTTATGGAACATGCAAAGTTCTCCCTGGGATTCGGAACAGATGGAAAAGACTAATGACAGAGACTCTTGTCAGAGCACGCAAAACCTCGGGCCCAAAGCAGTTTGTAGCTCATGTACTGACGGACTTTGTCAGAACTGTCGGACAACCAATGGCCCTGTAGATGGTTTGGTCAAGCCCAATGGGATGCAATGTCCTGTTAGAACCTCAGATAAAACCACCTCTGCTCCACCCAACCACGCCAGCTCCAATGCTTCTATTAGGTCGGAGGTTTCCATCTTAAAATCCTGTAAAGCAAAAGACGTTGTCAAATCTGAGCCCACCACTCCACCATGTGACCACAAGAAAACTCCGGCACCCTCGGACACCCATTCATTAGACAAACTCACAGCTTCTTCTGTAAGTACAGGAGTACATATTGTAAAGCCACCGAAAACGACCGCAGACACTGGGTCTGGCCACCAGAAATCTTCATCTTGTG ATGGAAAGACTGGTTTCAATTCAGCAATAGCAGGAGATAGGGAAGTGTTTTCTTGCACAGATCTACCTAACGTGTCAGAGCTGTCAAGCTGGATAAAAAACACCATGCAGGGCAGCGGAG AAGTTGAACTCGGCTCTTTGGATGAGAAGTTTATAAAGCTCTTGGCCTGGCAGCGGATTCAACAACTCTTTGATTCCAAATCCTCCCCTGTTCAGAGTAATTCTACGCTGTCTGTGTCACACGCTCATAAAAAACACAGTGAAG CACAAAACAAGGAGGTGCAGGCGAGAGCTTCATTTTGCTCAGTTTCGGGAAAGGGAGCTGTTGTCAAAATGTGCTACAGGAGTCTGTACATTGGGACAG GTGCTGATATGGACGTATGCCTTACAAACTACGGTCATTGTTACTATGTTTCAGGGAAACATGCCTGTATTTTTTATGATGAG AATACAAAGCAGTATGAGTTGCTGAACTACAGCGAACACGGGACGACTGTCGACAATGTATTATATTCCTGTGACTTCTCTGAGAAGACGAGCCAAAACCCATCCAGCAGTCTGCTGGCCAAAGTACAGAACATCATTC gCCGCTGCCGAAAAAAAGAGCAGCAAGACTCTGCGGCAGAGGGCGGAGTTATGAGGTGCCAGTCCCATGATGCTCCCAATCCTCCATGTAACTGTAAAAACAGTGGCTCCAGTTTTATCGGAGGTAGCAGTGCCGGATGGGAAGGTACTGCGCTCCTCCATCATGGAAGTCACATCAAAATGGGCTGCTTGCAATTTGTCTTCAGCATCACTGAGTTTGCCAACAATCTGCCCAAAGCAGAAATCACCACCTGCAGCCTCGCTCCCACATCTGTCCAACAGGGAGAGCAGCTGAGCAAAGCCACTCCACTCCAACACAAGCTTGTAGCTTAA